The following DNA comes from Musa acuminata AAA Group cultivar baxijiao chromosome BXJ1-4, Cavendish_Baxijiao_AAA, whole genome shotgun sequence.
ATCACTTTGACACTCAAGCTACCTTTTACATGACCAAATCCACGGCCCATTGAATTCAGCAGCATCTCCACCAGTAGCATACTGCCATAGCTTCATCCATACTATTTGTAGtttgctttttctttcttttttttgttgtctaactttgtgttttttttttaatatcaaaattgtcATCCACTGATTCAAATCAATTATTTGCCTGATCCAATCCAATCTCAATCCCCAAAACAATTTCAACTTTTAAAACATTCACTCCAACTTTGTTGTACAAAATGCTATCGATAAATTACAATTTACCACTAAGCAACAAGTAAAGAGCTCTGATGGCAATTCTGTCAACAAATTATTAAGAGGGACATCCTAGCAATTGCTATATTCATGTTAACAAAGGAATACAATTTTAGTTCCTCACTCAAGATCATGCTTGTTATGGTCTTAATTTAAACGATATTTAATAGTGTGGTTTCTTATGTGCTACATTCATTGGAATAACTATATTGTAACAGATAGAAATTACCTAACAGTTCAAAGTAATAGAACTTTAGTTGTTGGCTTCCTTTTCGTTGTCTGTTAATGAAATAATGGTTTTATCCATTGTAAAGTTGACAAACAAATTAGCTACTCTTGAACTGTGAGCCACTTTCTTTAAGTATGCTATGAACTTTTATTTCTTCTCGTTCTTGTCAATTTTCATCATCCAATTTATTCGCATTGTGCTGATTTACTATGTGTTTCTTAAGCAACATCTGGAGTGGTATGGGGTCCCATTGttagataattttttttggtATGGCTGGCACTGGTGATTGACTGCTTCTTAGAGAAAAGTCAGATCTTTGTTTCATAAAAGAGAATCAATAGTTGCTTTGTGCATTTGCATATAGCTGAAATGGAGGAGAGGAAGCCTAACGAACTAGATTAGTTTGATTAGATCAGATACAGATCTGACAGATTGTTTGGTATATGCTCAGGCACTGCAGCATCAACAAAGGTACGAAAGAGAATCGATTCTAGCCCAGATTGATCATAGTCGAACTATATTGCTCAGCAAACTCAAGGAGTACAAAGGGGACGAGCTGGAAGCAATTCACGAAGTTGCAGCTTTTGCCGGCGAAGCAGTAGAACGTGCCGATGGCCTGGTCCTGCCCCCATATCCCACCCACCTTCCTGACTTGTTCATATTGGATGACATTGGTGCCAGTTCACACTGCATGTGGAAGAGTAAGAGTAAACCCTCTTGCAATGGACCGATAGCTAACACGAAACATCAAGGCAAGGGAGCTGCAGCTGCAACTGATAAGAACCAGGGCAGCAGGTCATCAAATGGAAtcagacatgtcattggtttggtTGTTAAATCAGCGATAACATTTGTTAGTGTGATGTCTATACTAAGTTTCGCCGGTTATCAGCCAGTGCTTAAGAAAAGACCCCAGGCCATGCTGCTGTTTGGTGGGCAAGCACCCAGAGGGAGGCAGGTCACGGTTCAGTGCCCGCAAGAGAAGTTTATGGTCGTCGAAGATGGCAAAGTACGGTGTTTCGTGAAAGAGCGAGTTGAGGTTCCATTTGAGTCAGATGTTACAAGTCCAAATATAAGATATGGatttggatgagacaattatCTGAACTTGTAAATTGTTTTTAGCATCACGATCTTGATGTTTTGAGCTTGGTCGTTTAGACATCATGTATGTAATGCAAATAAGGCAGAGACGTGAATATTCCCTGGTTTTTTCTTTGTAAGATGTTGTCACGGAACAATGTTCGACACACATCCATGACTCGTTTTTTTGGTATTTGTTTTTTAGTGTTATGATGTGTTTTCTCGTAGGTAGTGCTTTTTTTTTGGTCTTGTAAAATCCAAAAACATTTTTTGGTTGGGCAGTGTTACAGAAAGAGGAAAATAGTCAAAATAGTCGGTCCTTTTTTTGTTTGGGCTTGCAAATTATTTTATGTGCAGGTAGGTGCACAATGGATTACAATAGATTAAGATCTACAATAGATTAAGGTCTAATGTGACTTTTGTGAGCATCAGTCGCTTGGGTATAATATTCCTTAGCCAAATCTAGCTAAGCTAAGTGGCATTGATTGATTGTATGTAATCAGTAGGATTTGTGACTGtcttttttgtatttttgttaaataatatttatatttatatttggatTAGATCTTTCACttcatgtaataataataataataataataataataataataatatattaacccATTCGGATGTCTCTCTCCATTGATTTTGAGCTTCAGTGTCTTTCACTTCAATGTAATAAAAAAAGCTCATTAAGTTTTGAGCTTCAGTGATTTTCCATAATAGATTTAACATGAAAAAATATTTCGTTGCCAATAGAAAATTAGAAGAATGGACACAAAAGTAAAGTAAATTTTCATGagcatttttttaatcaaaaaataaaaaaaatattcagagAAGGACGACTCCACAACTTTCTCTAGCCTTCTTCCATGTGCAATAAACCGTGAAATGTAGTCGTTTTGTTCTCGGGTAGAAAACAACGTTGCCTCCGGAGCGTGCTCCGACACCAACTAAATCTCGAACGTCCATCTCGACCCGCACGCCTTCGGACGGTCCACATCGTTCCGACGAATCCAATGTGCGGTGCACGCTTGTGCACCGCGGAGCACAACACCGCGACTCCAACAACCAACACGATGACTCCAAACCCACCCTCCCGCCTATTCCGGGATGACGCTCAGATCCGGCGTAAACTTTCGGcttccgccaccgccaccgcccctCCGTATCCTCCTCTTCCCCTTCTCATCCTGCACCCGCAGCTCACCGCCGGTCGCGTCCTCCTGTTCCAATGGGAAAACCAACGGCCCCGGGGCGCCCCGCCCCGCCGCCCCCATCAACGCGTCGCTCGCCTTCAACGCCAGCGCCGCGACGTCCTCGGCGCGAAGCGGGTACTTCAGCATCGTCCGCGGGAGCACGAAGTAGAGCTGTCCCGGGCGTAGCTCCTCCTCGGCGCCAACCGCCGAGACAAACGCGTCGAACTCCATCGCGTCCGCGTCGCAAACGAAGAAGCACGCGGCGTCCTTCCCCAGCGCGTGCGCCGCCGTCACGGGCCGCGTGTACTCCCGGAGCCCGCCGTCCGGGAGGACCACCTTCGCCGTCCCATCCACCACTACCGCCGCCGCGTAGCACGAGTTGCAACCCCCCATCGCCGAGGAGGATGCAATGACGGTTTCTTAAGGTAACCAACTGATCGCCGATCTTTTGTTGTCTACTCGGGATATCCGTCGCCGTTCTTTTTTCCGTTCATACGAGGAGACGGACAGAGATGCCGCGAGTTTATATAGAGGACGCGTCACGCGTCTGCCAATTCGTCGTGTAGCGCGAGTGCGACAGCCTGGCTCGATGAGGACAGCTGGCGGTGTGACGGTAACAGTAGGGATTTCGACGAAATTACCATGGGAGGCCTTGGCCGGGGACGGAATGACATGAATGCCCTTCTAGATATTATCGTAGCCCACCAAATATGGCGTATCCAGTCGCATTGCATCGTCGAGAGCGTACATCTCATCCAACGGTCATCCTACCGTTTGATCGGCTCGCAAGTCATCTTAAATTGGAAGATGGAATAGTGAATGTATACGCATCGACGTAAGCTGGCGCATCGAGGCAGGATTGACTCGTTCTTTGAACCCAACGGGCGATCTCCTGCGACAGCTGGTGGCATGGCGCGGTAAGAAGGCGTAGGCTTATCGCCACGTGGGCGTCGTCTCCTCGGGGAGCACGCCCTGGGCAGGACTAGTGCCTCAGGAGGGCGGAGGCGGAGGCAGTTGTAGGGTGGGAGAGTGGGATGTAACACGTGGTGTCTAATGCTCCGCGGAATTAGTTGGATTTAAGTGACTCCCCTGTCCCGGGACCGACCGAACCCACTGTTCCTCGGTCCACCCAATCGTCACTTTATTTATGACGCTAGTGTCGTACCCGCAGACGACACCCGGGTACGACCCACGCAGCCGTTCACTCCGTATTAGCCGTTTAATAAACCGGTCAGTCTTTGGCGGAACAAGTATTCGGGGTATCTCCGTTTCCCGAATAAAATTCCCGCTGCTCCTCGCTATGAACCTTCCGCAACACAAGTTgacattattatattaaatattatatgaagAAACAGAAGAGGTTTTTCATGTGACAAGTCGAATCCAATCTTTCTTCACCAGCATAAATGTCACAGTAGAGAAATAAGGAGACGAAGCATTATTGTGTAACAGTTCAATTTAGGACTAGCAAGTGTAAAATATGGTGGGCTATTTTTTGAGATACACCGATTTCCTAGGAATGGGGGTATGAACGAGGATGTGGGACCCACGGTAAAGTGGCAAGATGAGAGGGTGGGGATGGGCTTGAAAAGTGGCACGTGTTTTATGTGGTTGGGACATGACGAGATGGGCCGAAAGAAAAAAGACGGAGGAATATATTCCTTTGTTTTTATGCTTCAGCCTCCGTAAGGAAAAATGATTCCTTTTGCTTTTGATGTCGACCATCGGCTCCTATAAATAAAGGAACAACAGCCACCTTTAATCGATTTATGTTGGGCAAAGTGCATTGCCTTTAGCTCTTATAAAGGAATCATCGGCCATAAACAATGAGCCAAATGACACGCTTGATTAGATACGTATTACTTATATGCATCATTCAGCTCTTATAAAGGAACCATCGGTCGGGCACACTTCAATGTTTTCTTGCACATCTTCTTCTCATTTTTTCTACACAGATACTTTAATACTCTTTTAAGTTAATACTCTTTTGTGTCtcttacatttaatattttcaacaGTATACTATTCACTCACGTCGATATGTAATTTATTTAATATCTCATTAGTCTCATAAAATGAACAATGTGTAtgatatatgggcctgatgaatgTATTATGTTAACTCTTGTTTAAATATTTTGGTCGATGATTGAAGaatcaaaatagagttattggtcAATTGACTCATTCAAGTCGAAAACTTTTTAGTATACGGCTCAACATTTATACAACCAAAACACAATTCCTTTTTCCATTGTTGATCTCGTACAAATTGGCTTTATATCTACACATCTCTCCAAAGTCATTCGGAGGGTTACAGCTAGCATTACGGACGGCTTCTATGTTTTGGACCTCATTGACGCCATTTTGTACGGCCATCATCATCCTCCGATCTGCACTGTCACGCATCGAAAAGCTACGCATTATTGCCTCCACGCTCCCCACCTCGCGAAAGCGTCCGTCCATCTTCGTGTCACGAATCACCATGTCATCGATCGAACGATCACTCCTACGGTACAGATCGTTGCCCCCGGTCCAATGCCGGCGCGCAAACCGGCCACCAAACAGCCACGAGCACTTCGCCGCCTCGATCTCTGCTGCATCTATTCGGGAATGACGCTCAGATCCGCCGCAAACTTGCCCCCTCCGCCACCTCCCCTCCTCGTCCTCCGCCCCTTCTCTTCCCCGGCCGTCCCCGCAGGGAACACCAGCGGCGCCACGGCGCCCACCAGCGCGGCGCTCGCCTTCACCGCGAGCGCCGCGAGCTCCTCGGCGTGGAGCGGGCGGCTTAGCATTTTGCGCGGGAGCACGAAGTAGAGCTGCCCCGGGCGGAGCTCTTCGTGCGCGCCCACCGCGGAGACGAGCCCCTCGAACTCCATCCCGTCCGCGTCGCACACGAAGAAGCGGGCGGCGTCCTTCCCCAGCACGCGCAAGGCCGTCACGGGCCGCGTATACTCCCGGAGCCCACCGTCGGGGAGGATCACCTTCGCCGTCCCGGACGCCGCCACCACGGCCGCCGCCTCACTCGACACGCACGCCCCCATTGCCGCCCGAGTGGTATGCCAAAACGCCGCTCTCTTTCGTTCTATCGGAGATGACACGATGGCCTATAGGGGAGGCGAGTTTAAGTATACGGAGAGCGGGGCGTGTCGCCGGCTACTACTTTGTCGTGTAGCGATCTGATGACAGCCTGTGGGTCGCACATTGGTATGCGGAATTGAGCTTGTCGATCGTGGATTGTCAAAAGTACCCTCAAAAATAGGAGATCTCATTCACGTTTGAGGTCAATTTAGTCAATTAACCGACAGCAAGATTCTCGATGCCGCGCTTGGATCGGTATACCTGAGACAAAGCATCAGAGGGAGGTAAATGCACCACGTGGCTTCTGAGGTCGCCGCATGATTCCTTGATTTAAATCATCGGCTCCGCTGTCCCCCCACCCACCGCCGCTTCTGCTCTTTGTCGCGACACTAAGGATCGGGGATCCTACGTGCGCTCGGTGACACCGCGACATAGCTCGTCATCCCTGCTTCGTACTCGATCTCGAAGTTCCTGTTGCTGGCCAATGGGATGGCGAATTCTCCTGGGCGGTGCAGGTGACAAACCAGGTGTGGGCTCGCCGTCCATCTTAACTCTTATGTATTGGGCCTGCTGTTTCGGGTCCAGTTCCAATTGGAATCAAGTTCAAGTCGATCATCATCGTCATAAGCACACATGAAACTTTTTGCGTTCTCACAAAACTCTGCATAATCGACATGATTAGTGTTGATATGGAGTGCACCGTCAATCAATTATTATCTGATATATAATTCTCATATGATGTTTAGggtaaaaagaaaatataaaatttactaTTTACCTGTGTGCCCACGTAGTCACCATCTTATCATCTGTATGGATAAGATAAAGGTTCAAGAGTAGGATATTCGAGGTGAGTGGAGATTGTATTCTCCtggaatatttcataaaatatttttatttatttatggttaatataaatacttatttttaatataataaaaggGATCACTTTTTTTACCACTAATATTGTTAGGATAACTTAGAAACTCAACatttttaattcaaaaatatCTTGAACAACACTATGCATATTAGTCCAAACCATATCGAGCTAATCAAAACATCAACGACTCGTTCTCCTAACAAAAGTGTTAATACTTATGTATAAGACTTAAATTGATTTATAAGTGTTAAATAAGTATATTATCATCAACATGGACATCGATGGTTCAAGCAAATCAAGTTAATATGTGAATTATCTCATCATATGCATTACGATAAATTGATCATATAAAAtgttatttttgttaggatcttAAAGACACTATACaggaaggggtgaattagtacaataatattttaaatcaattttaaaATTCGATCAATGTATATTGAAAACTCGATTGATCAAGTTCATATGCTAATTATCTCATCATATGCATTATGACAAATTGAtcacataaaatattatttttattaacattTTAAAGGCATTGGGTGagggagaggggtgaattagtgcaataataTTTTTAACTAATTTTAAAGCTCTATCAATAAATCAACacatattgaaaatttgattgatCTAAGTTAAAGTTGTAAGCAAAGAGAATACAATTAAATCATAAGTAAAATGTAAGAAAATAGGTGCTCTATCAACCAAgtataagtggggtatttataagtctcAAAAGACTTCAAGAATTgagccaaaaattcaaatccccaaagTTTTATGGTACCGGTAATAACTACTATTGAATCAGACGATACTACCATCATAATGGGGCCATAAATCTTAGCTCTAGTGAGACTACCACCAGCCTAAGTAGTACTACAGTTGCCTTGGATAGTGCTATCGTTGGCATGGGCAATGCTATTGTTGAAATGTCGAAAAAGCACAAACAGTACTTTTCGACTAACTCAAGTTATATTACCGCTTAGGCTTTGTAGTATCACTACTTAGGCCTAATTTAAGACCGATAACTTGGCCTTCTAACAAGCCCAATTCAACCTTGGTTGAAGCTCACTAAGTTCCttgacaagttggcatggtttGGCTTAATACTAAGTCAATTTGACCCAGAAAAACCTTGATCAAGACTTTAACAAGCTAATTACATATTCAACATAATTACGAAGCTTTCAACATATTGTACATTATTTCGGCATGTCATTCAATCTTTCAAACAAATCTTCATTTTTTTTAGTATATCACCCGATCTATCGACATATGTAGATTTTctcatgacatttgatattttGACATAATATTCAATCTTTCCGGTATGATGTCCGAACTTATAGCACAAAGTCCAATATTTGGCATATCGAACAATCCTCTAACTCGGCGTCCAATTTTCGATATGATACTTTTTTCGGCACAACGTCTTATTCTTCTATTTTGATAATTTACTCATTAATGGTTCGAGTTCATGATCCAAGTATTTCCTGCATCACTTATTTCAAAAGTATATTAGTTCATAAACTaatcaattgatttaatcataaaaatatgagattcaagaatctcttcttctttttttttacgaTGACAATCAATTAGTAATGGAGTTTTAATCAAACTTCCTTCATCTATATGCCATTTTGAAAGCCTATGATAAACTTGtcaaatgatcatatatatttttaaatgcaTATACTAAATTTTGAaacaaatttaatatttttgatattataattaaataattaaatctcaaaaattaatattcaattaagattcaaatttcaagttataatcattTAGGTTTCAAAATTTAACAATTATCAAATTATAACATCAATCAAAATATACATATAATTTAACcatatgcataaaaaaaaatatcactatatatatagaaAACTTGATTGATCGAGTTAGTCTGCTAATTATTTCATTAGATGCACTATGACAAATCAATGGCATAGAATTCTATTTTTGTTAGAATCTTAAAAGTACTCAGGGAAGGTAAAAAAATTTTATAGTAGTTTAATTTTCTTGACCTACTTCTGGATTCTACTTTCCTTGAGGTTATCCACTTTCGTAAAAATTAACTACCATtgttataattttcttttcttttaaagatGAGGAGATAATCTTTTACACTTACTTTTTATGTAAGTTGTCTCACCTTTTATAGTTTAGAATTGTAACCACTCGAGGAAACTCAAAttatacttaaaataaaacattatAACACTTGTGCTTAGGAATAGGTGCTCCATCAACCAAAGCATCGGTAAAATATTTATATGCTTTAAAAGGTTTTAAGAATAAAGTTAAAAattcaaatcttcaaaattttAGGTACTAGTTATTACCACTAATACAAAACGATACTACCATTGTAATGGAGCTATGAATCTTAGCTCTCGCGGTATTATCGTTGGCATGGGCGGTACTATTATTGAAAATATTGAAAAAGCACAAATGGTACTTTTCGATTGACTGAGGTGGTACTATCACTTGGACCCGATAATACTAACACTTTAGACTATCGATTTGACCTTCTAATATGTTCAATTTGTCCCTGATTCAAGCCTAATAAGTTTCTTGACAAGTTGGATAATTTCGACTCAATATAAACTCAATTTAACCTAAAAAGACCTTGATCATGACTTTAATAGTCCAACCACATATTCGACACAATTATGAAGCTTTGAACACGTTGTACAACATTCCAGTATGTCGTCTGATCTTCTTGCACTTCGTTCGAACCTCTGGCACATCATCTCTTTCTtcattatatcatttgatattttattttttggtataatACTTGATTCTTCTTATATGATACATAAACTTATATCACGAAGTTTAATCTTTGACATATCCACTGATCCTCCGGTTTGACATCTAATTTTCTACATTATATATTTTTTCGATACAAGATTCGATTCTCTTGCcacgataatatttttttttatagtttgaGTTTGTGATCCATATATTTCTTACGTtacttatcttaaaaatatattaatttatatattcattaattaatttcatcaataACATGCTAAGGGCTCATATTAGATTAAATCCTCACATAATCATAATCTGACTTATCGTacgaaaatattatatatacaagTGAGGCCCAAGCAAGGGATGGTGGTTGAAATAAAAGACTTAACGACCGTGAGAAACACCCATTTATGGTCAAATCATTATTATAATGAAGAATGAAAAATAGATTGTGGAAAAGAAAAGCCgaagtaaaaaatttaaattaattagtttATAAAGTTAAAATGGAAGTACCATATTCGGTTAGACAAAGTCCTTCCAATTAAAACTCAATCTTAGTAAACTTGTTTTGATCAATGATTTCTAGTCCAACGAACGAACTTAACGGGGGAGTTCAAATACATAAATATACGTAAATAGTTAAGAGAATTTAATTTTTTAGTTAAActataaatatgatatatatatatatatatatatatataatcacataaaaatttaatattaaggaGTAAATAAATAAGCGAAAAGAAACAAACACATACTTCCAAATGCCTTTTCGCAACCACATTATCTCTTAGGATGAAACCGATATAAATgcgtattatataaaaatatcaagGAAGAAATGACCACGTGAAACATTGACCACCCCATTTGACAGAATCCAAGTGAGATAGGTTGATAGATACGCGGGGCGAGACAACCATATCTAAATTTGCTCGCGTGATTTAGGCCGTTCCCATCTTTGCATACATCATTTCCACCGAGCACCACAGAAATGTTTCAGCCGCCAAACAACTTTCCCCTCCCCCGCGTGTTCTTCGTCTCTCACGTGGTCAACATCAACCGGCCACACAGAAACaaaaacacagagagagagagagagccattgaagtGTTCCTGCCAAAGAACTTTCGACCCCCCCCAGCcggagagagagagccattgaagtGTTCCTGCCAAAGAACTTTCAACCCCCACCCTTTCCCCGCCGGGGTCTCTTCGTTTCgtttctttctccttcctctcaTGGTCATCATCCATCGGCCACAGCGAGAGAGATCGATGGATAGAGAGAGAAGCCGAAGACGAAGAGCAGTTGTGCAGTCATTTCTGTCCTCCGAGTCGAGCCAAACTCGCCGTAATAATGTGATGCGCCAAACGCCAAACTCCAGCTTGCAGCAGCTGCTCGTCGCATGGCCTCCCGAGAAGGACTCAGACCCCACTGTGTCGGTGCCCACCCCAACCGCAATCGAATTCAAGTCCGACTCGAGTACCTATTTTCCTTTTTCTACAATActaaaatatcttctcttcttaATCCTAAAATACTTGAATTTATTAATTGAATTATGtactaatggagaaagattttTTTAGTACGGACACCACATAGCACGTGGTGTTGGACGGTGCGGTGCGGGGATCACGATTCCAATCCCAAAATCCCCCTCTCCCTCGCGTTGAGAACCCCTCCAAAGCCCACGTGTACGCTTCCAGATTATTGTAACCTTTTATCAAAGAAAATAAAGCATAAAAATATGGacacaaagaaagagagagagagagagagtttgtttttctttgttttttctttttttgaccaATGGATTCGACTCCACGTGTCTATTTGACCGCTGTACACTTCACGTTTCCATCCTTCGATATCGTTGACTATTGACGTGGCACACCGGCATGCGCCCGCCACACTATCTCGTGGCTCCGACCATTTCCCATTTCCCATTTCCTTCCCACTTCCCCGTCGCCGCCTGCTTTtggtgattttatttttttgcttattattatttctctctctctctctctctcactctctccgtCTATCTTTTATTTCTTAGTTTAATAGATCATTTATTAATAATACTATTATAATGACGCCTTCTGCGTCTATATATTGACTCTCTCCTCTGCCTCCATCGTCGACTGACTAACTtcgtctctcttcctcctcctcttgcttCGCATCAGCAACGGTAAACGACGATGGCCACGGCATCACTGGCCTTCTCGACCCCGTCACCTCTGCAGCTTCGCTCCCACCGCCGCCGCCCCACGGCCTCCATCAGGGCATCCGTCTCGGACAGCCCCGTCACCGCCACGCCGTCTTCATCTTCGTCTGCGTCGCCGTCGTCCAAGCTGCCGCTGCGGAAGATCCCCGGCGACTACGGCCTCCCCTTCATCGGGCCGCTCCAGGACCGGCTCGCCTACTTCTATTGGGAGGGGCGGGACGAGTTCTTCAAGACCCGCGTGCGCCGCTACGGCTCCACCGTCTTCCGCGCCAACATGCCCCCCGGCCCCTTCCTGGCCTCTGACCCCCGCGTCATCGTCCTCCTCGACGCCGCCAGCTTCCCGGTGCTCTTCGATACCTCCCTTGTCGAGAAGCGCGACGTCTTCACCGGCACCTTCATGCCCTCCACCGAGCTCACCGGCGGCTTCCGTGTGCTCTCCTACCTCGACCCCTCGGAGCCCAACCACGCCCCCCTCAagcgcctcctcttcttcctcctctcccacCGCCGCCAGGCCGTCATCCCCGAGTTTCGCCGCACCTTCGGCACCCTGTTCGAGACCATGGAGGCGGAGATAGCCGCCAAGGGCAAGGCCGACTTCGGCGACGCCAACGACCGCGCCTCCTTCGACTTCCTCGCGCGGGCTTTCTTCGAGCGCGACCCCAAGGACACCGAGCTCGGCCTCGACGGGCCGGGGCTCATCACCAAGTGGGTGCTGTTCCAGCTCGGCCCCCTCCTCACCCTCGGCCTCCCCTCCTACCTCGAGGACCTGTTCCTCCACTCCTTCCGCCTCCCGCCGGCGCTCATCC
Coding sequences within:
- the LOC135671902 gene encoding allene oxide synthase 1, chloroplastic-like, translating into MATASLAFSTPSPLQLRSHRRRPTASIRASVSDSPVTATPSSSSSASPSSKLPLRKIPGDYGLPFIGPLQDRLAYFYWEGRDEFFKTRVRRYGSTVFRANMPPGPFLASDPRVIVLLDAASFPVLFDTSLVEKRDVFTGTFMPSTELTGGFRVLSYLDPSEPNHAPLKRLLFFLLSHRRQAVIPEFRRTFGTLFETMEAEIAAKGKADFGDANDRASFDFLARAFFERDPKDTELGLDGPGLITKWVLFQLGPLLTLGLPSYLEDLFLHSFRLPPALIRGDYDRLVAFFRESAGPVLDEAERMGISREEAVHNILFATCFNTFGGMKILFPGLVKLVGRAGAQLHGRLAQEVRAAVRDVGGGEVTMRAIEAMPLTASAAYEALRIEPPVPMQYGRAKRDMVVTSHDAAFEVRAGEMLFGYQPFATKDARVFDRPQEFVADRFVGAEGASLLRYVVWSNGPETESPSTENKQCAGKDFVVLMARLLLVELFLRYDSFEVEVGASALGSSVKLTSLKKATF
- the LOC135672684 gene encoding uncharacterized protein LOC135672684; the protein is MGGCNSCYAAAVVVDGTAKVVLPDGGLREYTRPVTAAHALGKDAACFFVCDADAMEFDAFVSAVGAEEELRPGQLYFVLPRTMLKYPLRAEDVAALALKASDALMGAAGRGAPGPLVFPLEQEDATGGELRVQDEKGKRRIRRGGGGGGSRKFTPDLSVIPE
- the LOC103982193 gene encoding plastid division protein PDV2 translates to MEGEEIGLVLARASELRSKIIGCIGGNRAGGRAGTQGEEGEEEEEAGSLVGIRDALDSLERHLAALQALQHQQRYERESILAQIDHSRTILLSKLKEYKGDELEAIHEVAAFAGEAVERADGLVLPPYPTHLPDLFILDDIGASSHCMWKSKSKPSCNGPIANTKHQGKGAAAATDKNQGSRSSNGIRHVIGLVVKSAITFVSVMSILSFAGYQPVLKKRPQAMLLFGGQAPRGRQVTVQCPQEKFMVVEDGKVRCFVKERVEVPFESDVTSPNIRYGFG
- the LOC103982192 gene encoding uncharacterized protein LOC103982192, producing MGACVSSEAAAVVAASGTAKVILPDGGLREYTRPVTALRVLGKDAARFFVCDADGMEFEGLVSAVGAHEELRPGQLYFVLPRKMLSRPLHAEELAALAVKASAALVGAVAPLVFPAGTAGEEKGRRTRRGGGGGGKFAADLSVIPE